In Zingiber officinale cultivar Zhangliang chromosome 3B, Zo_v1.1, whole genome shotgun sequence, a single window of DNA contains:
- the LOC121967227 gene encoding E3 ubiquitin-protein ligase WAV3-like, which yields MGTGGWRRAFCTVVRREAPEGTATESVATYSAGPSPTSCAKLRFLSGGKGSSNPSTPRLVSAPELREPPAVMPASGTPTAAAAALFRRKAFSTPSSPRSPSKFAFFKHLSKSRCRICSQSLKASQETPVFTAECTHAFHFPCIAAHVRSHSSLACPVCSAAWRQEPFLSAMNRRDEDTERRMVREAENRNPNRRTDGGGRSGTAKGGEQRFGTSKVAVTDAPPAKVYDDDEPLLHAPGANQARGIRFNPIPEAIDVDDMDEENGDEEDLPIHQSTARSRASGLQVTVMPQAALLSEGRRHRKYVVAIKVKAPPLRSAALLDQTSGRAPIDLVTVLDVSQGMTGEKLQMLKRAMLLVVSSLGPADRLSMVAFSASAGAKRLFPLRRMSRQGQRAARQIVERLVVVGEIGAAAAAGGASVGDALRKATKVLEDRRERNPVATIMLLSDAVQQQHLREQEQPKESNIHINDKPSRSPRGNLRPHSLSTTTTAVATTRFAHLEIPLEDANATEEPFQRSQVPSECAFIKCVGGLVSVVMLDVRLQLVFPSCEICAVYPSNGGCNDVAIGPEGSVLRLGDLYAEEEREFLVELRVPFPAVVEETPNDHHRLTAKCSYRDPATHDLSFAEDQVVLLPPLCPEFGEASLRLRNAFVSTRAVSESRRLAELSDYATAHHLLSSARALLHQSASGFEDHQLIRNLDSELAELQRRRSCLAHHQRHHDQPREETISPSGRQRRWREAPSEVRGEALTPTSAWRAAEQLAKVAIMRKSMNRVSDLHGFENARF from the exons ATGGGAACGGGAGGGTGGCGGAGAGCTTTCTGCACGGTGGTCCGGCGAGAGGCGCCGGAAGGGACGGCGACCGAGAGTGTTGCCACGTACAGTGCTGGCCCCAGTCCGACGAGCTGCGCCAAGCTTAGATTTTTATCCGGCGGCAAAGGGAGCAGTAACCCGTCCACGCCGCGGCTGGTGTCGGCGCCGGAGCTTCGGGAGCCCCCGGCAGTTATGCCTGCATCCGGGACTcccaccgccgccgccgctgctCTGTTTCGTAGAAAGGCCTTCTCTACCCCTTCGTCTCCGAGATCCCCTTCCAAATTTGCCTTCTTCAAGCACCTCTCCAAG AGTCGCTGCCGGATTTGTTCACAAAGCCTGAAGGCGAGCCAGGAAACGCCGGTGTTTACGGCGGAGTGTACCCACGCCTTCCACTTCCCCTGCATCGCCGCCCACGTCAGGAGCCACAGCAGCCTCGCCTGCCCTGTGTGTTCCGCCGCCTGGCGCCAGGAACCTTTCCTCTCGGCCATGAATCGCCGTGACGAAGACACAGAGCGAAGGATGGTTCGTGAGGCGGAGAATCGGAATCCCAATCGAAGAACTGACGGCGGAGGGAGAAGCGGCACAGCCAAAGGCGGCGAGCAACGGTTTGGTACGAGCAAAGTCGCCGTCACAGATGCGCCCCCTGCCAAGGTGTATGACGACGACGAGCCGTTGCTCCATGCGCCCGGAGCCAACCAAGCTCGTGGCATACGATTTAATCCCATACCGGAAGCCATCGACGTGGACGACATGGACGAGGAGAATGGTGACGAAGAGGACTTGCCTATTCATCAGTCAACAGCGAGATCCCGCGCCAGCGGCCTTCAGGTGACTGTTATGCCGCAGGCGGCTCTGCTATCCGAGGGGCGGCGTCACCGGAAATACGTGGTGGCGATCAAGGTGAAAGCGCCGCCGCTCCGGTCAGCTGCTCTCCTCGACCAGACCAGCGGTCGCGCCCCGATCGACCTGGTTACGGTGCTGGACGTGAGCCAAGGCATGACGGGGGAGAAGCTCCAGATGCTAAAGCGCGCGATGCTGCTGGTGGTATCGTCTTTGGGCCCTGCcgaccggctctccatggtcgccTTCTCGGCCTCCGCGGGAGCCAAGAGGCTCTTCCCTCTCCGAAGGATGTCGAGGCAGGGTCAGCGAGCCGCCCGGCAGATCGTCGAGAGGCTCGTCGTGGTGGGCGAGATCGGAGCTGCCGCCGCAGCTGGTGGTGCCAGCGTCGGTGACGCTCTCAGGAAGGCTACGAAGGTTCTGGAGGACCGCCGAGAGCGCAATCCGGTGGCCACCATCATGCTCCTCTCGGATGCCGTCCAGCAGCAACACCTACGCGAGCAAGAGCAGCCCAAAGAAAGCAACATCCACATTAACGATAAGCCCTCACGCTCGCCTCGCGGTAATCTCCGGCCTCATTCTCTGTCGACAACAACCACAGCCGTCGCCACCACTCGCTTCGCACATCTGGAAATTCCACTTGAAGATGCCAACGCAACTGAAGAGCCATTTCAGAGGAGTCAGGTGCCGTCGGAATGCGCTTTCATCAAGTGCGTCGGCGGTCTCGTGTCGGTGGTGATGCTGGACGTCCGCCTCCAACTCGTGTTCCCGTCTTGCGAAATCTGCGCCGTGTATCCGTCCAACGGTGGTTGCAACGACGTGGCTATTGGACCAGAGGGCTCTGTTCTCCGTCTGGGGGATCTCTAcgcagaagaggagagggagtTTTTGGTGGAGCTGCGGGTGCCCTTTCCGGCGGTAGTAGAGGAGACACCCAATGACCATCACCGGTTGACTGCCAAGTGCAGCTACCGCGATCCGGCCACCCACGATCTCTCATTCGCCGAGGATCAGGTGGTTCTTCTGCCGCCCCTCTGCCCGGAGTTCGGCGAAGCCTCTTTGAGGCTCCGCAACGCCTTCGTCTCAACACGGGCAGTGTCCGAGTCGCGCCGCCTAGCGGAGCTCTCGGACTACGCCACCGCTCACCACCTGCTCTCCTCTGCCCGCGCCTTGCTGCATCAATCGGCTTCAGGATTCGAGGACCACCAGCTCATCCGCAACCTGGACTCGGAGCTCGCCGAGCTACAGCGGCGACGGAGCTGCCTTGCGCACCACCAGCGTCACCATGATCAGCCGCGGGAAGAGACAATCTCTCCATCGGGGAGGCAGAGACGGTGGAGAGAAGCTCCGTCGGAGGTGCGGGGGGAGGCCCTGACGCCGACCTCAGCTTGGCGCGCCGCCGAGCAGCTTGCCAAGGTGGCCATCATGCGCAAATCCATGAACCGGGTCAGCGATCTCCATGGGTTCGAGAACGCACGGTTTTAG